From a region of the Blastocatellia bacterium genome:
- a CDS encoding SPOR domain-containing protein, translating to MVKNDLLDRRQLIILFIAGVTLCALFFTFGLFVGKWSAQGPDAATRLGSSRSPAPTGQERAQAPRAQRESVAGGLVSASSADTASTSLPADRPGPSAPADASGKPAESAASAVPSDSSRGAASSNAGAASSPTQQGVARNFSVRAGAFDQAQEAEALARTLRSRGFVSAYTEKQLSESGAPRFVVMLGPWVDRESAVRTMNELRNQGLSNVTIIGQP from the coding sequence ATGGTCAAAAACGACTTATTGGATCGTCGCCAATTGATTATCTTGTTTATTGCCGGCGTGACGTTGTGCGCCCTGTTCTTTACCTTTGGTTTGTTTGTTGGTAAGTGGTCAGCGCAAGGGCCTGATGCAGCCACGCGGCTGGGATCGTCACGCTCACCGGCTCCGACCGGGCAAGAGCGCGCGCAGGCACCACGTGCACAGCGAGAGAGTGTGGCAGGCGGGTTGGTTTCTGCTTCTTCAGCCGACACAGCGTCAACATCATTGCCGGCTGATCGTCCGGGGCCATCGGCTCCCGCTGACGCTTCAGGTAAGCCAGCCGAATCGGCTGCATCTGCTGTGCCATCCGACTCGAGTCGAGGTGCCGCTTCCTCCAATGCCGGTGCTGCGTCTTCACCAACGCAGCAGGGCGTGGCAAGAAATTTCTCGGTTCGCGCTGGCGCCTTTGATCAGGCTCAGGAAGCCGAAGCGCTGGCCAGAACACTGCGCAGTCGTGGTTTTGTCAGCGCCTACACGGAGAAACAGCTCTCAGAATCGGGCGCGCCGCGCTTTGTTGTGATGCTCGGCCCGTGGGTTGATCGTGAGTCGGCTGTTCGCACGATGAATGAATTGCGCAATCAAGGCTTGTCCAACGTGACGATCATTGGGCAACCATGA